A part of Olleya sp. Bg11-27 genomic DNA contains:
- the trpC gene encoding indole-3-glycerol phosphate synthase TrpC: MNILDKITADKRVEVNLRKQLIPVKQLERSILFERQTVSLAKKIRESSTGIIAEHKRRSPSKQVINHDLNVFDVAKGYEDAGVCGMSVLTDGKYFGGSLDDLLTARASCNLPLLRKEFIIDPYQIIEAKAYGADVILLIAAILTTTEIKQFSELAKSLNLDVLLEVHNEAELHKSLMPTLDMLGVNNRNLKTFEVSLDTSKQLSSLIPNDFVKVSESGISTIDAIKTLQPFGYKGFLIGENFMKTDNAGAHAKLFIENLKK, from the coding sequence GACAAACGTGTCGAAGTTAACCTTCGCAAACAACTAATTCCTGTCAAGCAACTGGAACGCTCTATTTTGTTTGAACGCCAAACCGTTTCTCTGGCAAAAAAAATAAGAGAAAGTAGCACGGGTATTATTGCAGAACACAAACGTCGTTCACCATCAAAACAAGTCATAAATCACGATTTAAATGTCTTTGATGTCGCTAAAGGATACGAAGACGCAGGCGTTTGCGGTATGTCCGTCTTAACGGATGGAAAATATTTTGGTGGAAGTTTAGACGATTTATTAACAGCTAGAGCAAGTTGTAATTTGCCGTTATTAAGAAAAGAATTTATCATAGACCCTTATCAAATTATCGAGGCTAAAGCGTATGGTGCTGATGTTATTTTACTAATCGCTGCTATTTTAACTACAACAGAAATTAAACAATTTTCAGAACTCGCTAAAAGTCTAAATCTTGATGTACTTTTAGAAGTACATAATGAAGCCGAACTGCATAAATCATTAATGCCAACATTGGATATGCTAGGTGTTAATAATAGAAATTTAAAAACATTTGAAGTTAGTCTAGACACAAGCAAACAATTAAGCAGTCTAATTCCTAATGATTTTGTAAAAGTATCAGAAAGCGGCATCAGTACTATCGACGCTATTAAAACACTACAACCTTTTGGTTACAAAGGGTTTTTAATCGGTGAAAATTTTATGAAAACCGATAATGCAGGAGCGCATGCGAAACTATTTATAGAGAATTTAAAAAAATAA